The Pseudonocardia sp. HH130630-07 DNA window CAGGGTCACCGCGGGCAGCGGCCGGGCCAGTGCCGCGGCGTACTCCGCCGGCGTGTTGACGTTGGTGAGCGAGTCCAGCCGCGGGTCCAGCCGGGCCAGCACCGGGTCCGCGCGCAGCTCGTCCTCGGTGACCCGGCGCGTCCGGACCCCGGCGAACAACGACGGCGGCCGCCCCCGCCCGGCCGCGGTCAGGTCCGCGATCGGCCCGGCGAGGGCGGTGCGGTACGCCGCGGCCAGCGGCTGGTGGTGGCCGTGCGCGACCGGGAGCACGACGTCGGTGTCCGCGTCGAGACGGTCGAGCATCCGGGCCGCGAAGGCCGGGTGCAGCAGCGGGAGGTCGGTGGACGCGACGAACGCCGCCGGGTGCCCCGGCACGGCGGCGAGGCCGACCCCCACGGCCGGCAGCGGGCCGAGACCGGGGACCGGGTCCTCCCGGACCAGGGTGCCCGGGGGCAGTGCGGGCAGCGCCTGCCCGGCGGCCCGCACGACGACCAGCGGCCCGTCCACCGCCCGGGCCAGCAGGGCCACGATCCGGGTCAGCAGCGCGCTGCCGTGCCAGTCCAGCTCCGCCTTCGGCCGGCCCATCCGCGACGACCGGCCGCCCGCCAGCACGACCGCCGCGGCGGGCCGTCGCTCCCCGTACCCACGCACGGCGGCGAGCCTACGGAGACCCGACCTAGGCTGGGGGGACGGTCACCGCACGCGTGGCGGCCGCGAGGGAGGCAGTGCGATGGGACGGCTCACGGTCCGGCGGCCGGTGCTGAGGATGAACCCGGACGGGAGCACCCGGGCCCGCCCGGACAGCCTCGTCGCCGAGGAACCGCTGGAGCTGCGGGTCGGGGGCCGGGCGTTGACGGTCACCATGCGCACCCCGGGGCACGACGTCGAACTGGCGCACGGCTTCCTGCTCACCGAGGGGGTGATCGGGTCCGGGGCGGACCTGTCCTCGGCGCGGTACTGCGACTCGGTCGACGAGCAGGGCCGCAACACCTACAACGTGCTCGACGTCGACCTCGCCCCCGGCGTCGACCCGCCGGACACCTCGATCGAGCGGAACTTCTACACCACGTCCTCGTGCGGGGTGTGCGGCAAGGCATCGCTGGACGCGGTCCGGCTGCGCACCCGGCACTCCCCCGCCGCCGACCCGCTGCGGATCCCGCGCCGCACCCTGCTGGCGCTGCCGGAGAGGCTGCGGGAGCACCAGAAGGTGTTCGGCTCCACCGGCGGGCTGCACGCCGCGGGCCTGTTCGACGCCGACGGCGGGCTGATCGCCGCCCGCGAGGACGTCGGCCGGCACAACGCCGTCGACAAGGTCCTCGGGCGCACCCTGATGGACGGCCGGATCCCCGCCGCGGGCACCGTGCTGATGGTGTCCGGGCGGGCGTCCTTCGAGCTGGTCCAGAAGGCGGTGATGGCCGGGGTGCCGATGCTGGCCGCGGTGTCGGCGCCGTCGTCGCTGGCGGTCGAGCTGGCCGACGAGTCGGGCATGACCCTGGTCGGGTTCCTGCGCGGGGAGACCGGGAACGTCTACACCGGCGCCGAGCGCGTCGAGCTCTGAGCGGCCCGGCGCCGGGAGCGGCGCCCCGGCCGGGCCACCCAGCCGACCGCCCCGACGACGAGCACGCAGCCGACGGCCTGCCAGACGGTCAGCGTCTCCCCGAGCACCAGCATCCCGAGCAGGACCGACAGCACCGGGTGCAGGAGCAGCAGCGCCGCCGTCGTCCCGGGGGCGAGCCCGGCCGAGCCCCGGCCGATCAGGACCCAGGCGAGCACCTGCCCGGACAGCGCGAGGACGATCAGCCAGGCCCAGGTGTGCGCGGGCAGGTCGACCGCGATGCCCCCGCCCAGCGTGCCGACCGTGCCGCAGGTCACCGCGGCACCCACGGTGGCCAGTGCGACCGGCGTGACCAGGTGCCGCGGGCGCCGGCGGGACGCGGTCCGGTTCAGGTGCAGGAACCCGGCGTAGGCGATCCCGGCGAGCGTGCCGAGCAGCGCGCCGCGCACGGGCTCGGGCCCGCCCGCTCCGGCGCCGAGCACCCCGCCGGCCAGCGCGATCCCGCCGGGCAGGACGGGTGCGGCCAGGACCAGCCGCCGCGGCACCCGGTCCCCCGCGACCATCCACGCGATCAACGGCAGCGCCACGACCTGCACGTTCAGCACGACGTTCGCGATGCCGGACCCGGCGTCGAGCACGGCGCGGGTCCAGAGCAGGAAGTCCGCGCCGAGCAGCACACCGGACAGCAGCGCCCACCCGGCGACCGGGAGCGGCACCCCGCCGAAGCGGCGCTGCTCGGCCAGGGCCCACGGCCCCAGCACGACCAGGGCCAGCACACATCGCCAGAACGACGCCGTCGCCGGATCGGTGTCGGCCAGTGCGACGAGGATGCCGGTCCAGGCGAGGATCGCCGCCCCGGTGAGGAGGATCCCGGCGGAGCGCGGGTCGGTGGTCGTGGTCGTCGGGTGCGCGGTCACGAGCACTACGGTTCCGCATTCAACCACGAAGATCTAATGATTGTTGTTACGCCATACCGATAAGCTGTGCTGCGTGATCGGATGGGAGAGACTGCGGGTGTTCGCGGCCGTCGCCGAGTACGGGTCGGTGGGGGCCGCCGCGGCCGCGCTGCACATCACCGGCCCGGCCGTGACCCAGCAGCTGCGCAAGCTGGAGCGGGAGGCCGGGATCCGGGTGGTCGAACCGGACGGACGCGGCATCCGGCTGACCGCGGCCGGTCACGTGCTGGCCGGACACACCCGGGTGGTCGCCACCGCGGTCGCCGACGCCGAGCGGGATCTCACCTCCCTGCACGACGACGTCGCCGGGCCGGTGCGGATCGGCTCGGTCGCCAGCGCGCTGCGGGCGCTGCTGCCCGACGCGCTGCGGACCCTGGTCTCGACCCATCCCCGGCTGGTCCCGATGGTCGCCGACGGCGAGGGCGTCGGCCTGCTCCCGGAGCTGCGGAGCCGGGACCTGGACGCGGTCCTGCTGGAGAGTTGGACCCAGCATCCCGCCGCGCTGCCGGCCGGGATCCGGGTGACGACGCTGGTCACCGAGCCGGTGATGCTCGCCGTCCCCGCAGCGCACCCGGTGGCCGGGCGGGCGTCGGTGTCGCTGCGTGACCTCGGGGGCCAGGTGTGGGCCTCCTGCCCGGTCGGGACGGAGTCCCACGGGGCACTGCTGCAGCTGATGCGGGCGGCCGGGATCGAGCCGGAGGTGCGCTACCTGTTCGCCGACTTCGCCACCCAGATCGCGCTCGTCCGGGGCGGCCTGGCCGTGGCGCTGGTCCCGGCCATGGCAGTGGTCCCCGGTGGCGACGCCGAGCCCGACGGCGTGCGGTTCGTGCCCTGCCGGCCCGCGGTCGAGCGTTCCCTGGTGCTGGCGACCCGCGAGGGCGACGCCGAGCTCCCCGCGCTGGTCGCGCTCGCCGACGCCCTGCGCACCGTCGCGGCCCGGGTCACGGCGGAACCGGGCGCTCCGGTCCCGCCGTGACCACCGGTCAGGCGAGCAGCTCCCGCACCAGCGGGACGACCTTCGTGCCGTACAGCTCGACCGCGCGCAGCCGCGCGGACACCGGCTGCGGACCGACCGTGTAGATCAGGTCGAACCGCCCCGCACCGACCGCCCGCACCGAGTCGGCGATCTTGCGGGCCACCGTCTCCGGGGAGCCGACGTGCAGCGCGCCGTGCTCCATCTCCGCCTCGGCCCGCTCCCGGGTCATCGGCGGCCAGCCGCGCAGCGCACCGATCCGGTCCATCTGCGCCTTGTAGGGGGCGAAGAAGATCTCCCGCGCCTCGGCGTCGGTGTCGGCGACGAAGCCGGGTGCGTGCATGCCGACCGGCTTCGGTGCGTTCCCGAACTGCTCGACGGCCCGGTGGTAGAGGTCCACGTAGGGGGCGAAGCGGGCCGGCTGCCCGCCGATGATCGCGAGCATCAGGCCGAGATCGTGGTGGGCGGTGCGCACCACCGACTCCGGCGAGCCGCCGACACCCACCCAGACCGGGAGCCGGTGCCCCGTCCGCGGGTACACCTCGGCGCCGTCGAGCCCCGCGCGGGTGGTCCCGTGCCAGGTGACCGGCTGCTCGTCGAGCAGCTTGACGAACAGGTCGAGCTTCTCGTCGAACAGCTTCTCGTAGTCGTCCATCGAGTAGCCGAACAGCGGGAACGACTCGGTGAACGAACCCCGCCCGACGATCACCTCGGCCCGACCGCCGGAGAGCGCGTCGAGCGTCGCGAACCGCTGGTGCACCCGCACCGGGTCGTCCGAGCTGAGCACGGTGACCCCGGAGGAGAGCCGGATCCGCGAGGTCCGGGTGGCGATCCCGGCCAGCACCGTCTCCGGGGTCGAGATCGAGTACTCCGGCCGGTGGTGCTCCCCCAGCGCGACGACGTCGACGCCGGCGCCGTCGGCCAGCACGACCTCGTCGACGACCTGCCGGATGGCCTCCGGGTGGGTCAGCAGCCGGCCGTCGTCACCGGTCGGGACGTCGCCGAAGGTGTCCAGGCCGAACACGATGTCAGTCATACCGCGTGCAACTCCGTTGAGCGTTCAATATTCCAGCAACGGAGGTTTCAGCGGGGACGGGCGTCGAGGTGCCGGAGCAGGTTGGCGGCGAACCGGTCCCCGGTGGCGTCCATCGTCGCCCGCATCGTGCGGGTGACGACCGGGGCCGCCAGCCGGGACAGCGGGAGATCGACGTCGAGCGTCAGGGAGATCTCGAGGTGCGTGCCCGGGACGCCGTCGGTGTCCGGCTCGGCGTCGGCCAGCGCGTAGTACCCCTCGGCGCCCGCCCACTCGGTGACGCCCGACGGCGGGGCGTGCGTGAAGTCGATGCGGGTGCCCTCGGTGAAGGTCATCCGCTCGGTGAACACCGGGCGGATCCCCACCCCCATGACGGCGAGCCGCACCATGTGCCAGCGCCAGTGCTCGCCGTCGGCGTCGATCCGGTGCAGCAGCGGCGTCAGCTGGGGCAGCATGTCCGGATCGGTCAGGACCCGCCACACCGCCGCCCGGTCGGCGGTCACGACCGCCTCCGAGGCGGTGGTGGCGGAGAAGCGGGTCAGGACCCGCCACCCTCGCCGAGCGCGCCACCGGCGGCGGGCGCGTCGTCCCCACCGGCGACCTCCGGCTCGGGCTCGGAGGTGCCGCGGTTCGCCGCCGGGAGCAGCTCCGCCAGCGCCGCCCCCTCGATCCGGCGGAACGTGCGCCGCGGCCGGGCCCGGTCCAGCACCGCGACCTCCAGGGCCTCCGGGCCGAGCACCCGGGGCTGCGCCCCGGCCCCGTTGCCCGGGGTCGCCGGGTCCGCACCGGGCACCTGCAGACCGCCGAGCGCCACCCCGATCGCGGCGTCGAGGTCCAGCCCGCGGGTGTAGGTCTCGCCGAGCTTCGTCGAGATCGGCTCGGTCTGCCCGCCCATCACGACGAACCGCGGCTCGTCGGTGATCGAGCCGTCGTAGGTGATCCGGTAGAGCTGGTCGCCGTCGGAGTCGGTGCCGACCTCGGCCACGCACAGCTCGACCTCGAAGGGCTTCTGCTGCTCGACGAACGCCGTGCCCAGCGCCTGCGCGTAGGCGTTGGCCAGCATCCGGCCGGTCACGTCCCGGCGGTCGTAGGTGAAGCCACGGAAGTCCGCCATCCGGATGCCGCCGGTGCGCAGGTTCTCGAACTCGTTGTACCGGCCGACCGCGGCGAAGCCGATCTTGTCGTAGATCTCGGAGACCTTGTGCAGCGCCGTCGAGCGGTTCTCGGCGACGAACAGCACCCCGTCGGCGTAGGTCAGCACCACGACGCTGCGGCCGCGGGAGATGCCCTTGCGGGCCAGCTCCGACCGGTCGCGCAGCAGCTGGTCGACGGAGGAGTAGAACGGCATCGTCATGGTCTGGTGCTCCAGGGCTCGTGCTCGTGCGGGAGGAGGATCAGCGGGTGGGGCCACCGGGGCGCTCGGTGCGCCCGGCGATCACCTGCTCGACGACGGCGGCCAGCTCGTCCTCGCCGCGGCGGACCGCGCCGTCCGCGGTGATCCCCACGACGACCGGGTAGATCCGCCGCACCGTGTCCGGCCCCCCGGTGGCGGTGTCGTCGTCGGCCGCGTCGTACAGCGCCTCGACCGCGGTCCGCACCGCGCCGTCGAGGTCCGCGGCCGGATCGTGCAGCTTCTTCAGCGACGACTTGGCGAAGACCGAACCCGATCCGACGGCGTGGAAGCCGAGGTTCTCGTCGTAGCGCCCGCCGGTGGGGTCGAACGTGACGATCCGGCCGGCCTTCGCCGGGTCGGCGACCGCCGTGTCGTAGCCGGCGAACAGCGGGACGACGACGAAGCCCTGCATCGCCGCACCCAGGTTCTGCCGGACCATGCCCGCCAGCCGGTTGGCCTTGCCGTCGAGCGAGAGCTGGACGCCCTCGAGCTTCTCGTAGTTCTCCAGGTCCACGCCGAACAGGCGGACCATCTCCAGGGCGATGCCCGCGGAGCCGGCGATGCCGACCGCCGAGTGCGTGTCGGTGACGAACACCTTCTCGATGTCGCGCTGGGCGATCGCGTTGCCCGCGGTCGCCCGCCGGTCACCGGCGATGACGACACCACCGGCGAAGGTGAGGGCGATGATCGTGGTGCCGTGCGGCACCCCGAGCCGGTCGGCGGCGGACCCCGCGGTCCCGTGCGCCGGGACCTGGCCCACGCCCGCACCGGGCATCAGGTGCGGCGCCGTGGCCCCGACGAACTCCGAGAACGACTGCGAGCCGGTGAGGAACGCACCCAGCTGACCCGTGTGGTGACCGGGCACCAGCCCGGGGCTGACCGACGGCCGGAACTCCATCTGCTTCGACGTGCCTTTCGTTCGAGCTGCGTGCACCGGGGCCACCGTCTGCGACGGTCTCCCCGGTACGGCCGGGTCCGCCGGTGCGAACCCGGCCGCGGCGGTACCGGACGGTGCCGGATCGGTGTCAGTGCCGGTGTCAGTGCCGGAGCGGTGTCAGCTCGGCCGCGGTGACCGCACTGCGGTCACTCGCCGCCCTTCTGCACGTAGGACCGGACGAAGTCCTCCGCGTTCTCCTCCAGCACGTCGTCGATCTCGTCGAGGATGGTGTCGACGTCCTCGCCGAGCTTCTCCCGGCGTTCCTGACCCGAGCCGGACGCCTCGTCACCGGACTCGTCGTCGCCGTCGCCACCGCCCTGGCGCTTCGTCTGCTCCTGCGACATGACGTCTCCTCCTCTGCCCCGCCACCTGCGCGCACCGGGCCACGGTGCGTCCTCACCCTACCGACCGGCCCCGACAAATTCGCCCGCAACGAGCCGGTGCGTCCCCGTCCGTACGGGCAGGGGTTCACGACGCGGTGAGCTTGTCCACCAGCTCCTCGGCCGTGGCGACGGCGTCGAACAGCTCGCCGACGTGCGATCGGGTGCCCCGCAACGGCTCCAGGGTCGGGATCCGGACCAGCGACTCGCGGCCCAGGTCGAAGATCACCGAGTCCCAGGACGCCGCCGCGACCTCCACCGGGAACCGGCCCATGCAGGTGCCGCGGAAGTAGGCCCTGGTGTCCTCGGGCGGCTCGGTCATCGCCGCCACGACCTGCTCCTCGGTCACCAGGCGCCGCATCGAGCCGCGGGTCACCAGCCGGTTGTAGAGGCCCTTGGCGAGCCGGACGTCGGAGTACTGCAGGTCCACCATGCCGAGCCGGCCGGACGCCCAGCTCAGCCCGTCGCGCTCACGGTAGGCCTCCAGGAGCTTGAGCTTGGCCGTCCAGTCCAGCCGGTCCGCGGTGAGCATCGGGTCCCGGTCGAGGTCGGCGAGCACCGACTCCCACTCCTCGACGACCTCCCGGGTGTCGGGGTCCCAGTCCGCCCGCTGGACGCCCGCGGTCTGCTCGAGGTGGGCGACGGCCCGGGCCAGGTACTCCTGCTGCAGCTGCAACGCGGTCAGCCGCCGGCCGTCGGCCAGCGGGACCGTGGCCCGCAGCGTCGGGTCGTGGCTGATCCGCGCGACCGACTTCACCGGCTCGGCCAGGCGCAGGTCGTCGAACAACCGCCCGTGCTCGATCATGTCCAGCACCAGCGCGGTGGTGCCGACCTTGAGCAGCGTGGCGATCTCGGACAGGTTCGCGTCGCCGATGATGACGTGCAGGCGCCGGTACTTGTCGGCGTCGGCGTGCGGCTCGTCGCGGGTGTTGATGATGCCGCGCTTGAGGGTGGTCTCCAGCCCGACCTCGACCTCGATGTAGTCCGAGCGCTGGGCGATCTGGTAGCCCGGCTCGTCGCCCTGCTGGCCGATCCCGACCCGGCCGGCACCACACACCACCTGGCGGGAGACGAAGAACGGGGTGAGACCGGTGACGATCGACGGGAACGTGGTCGACCGGGCCATCAGGTAGTTCTCGTGCGAGCCGTAGCTCGCACCCTTGCCGTCGACGTTGTTCTTGTAGAGCTGCATCCGCGGGGCGCCGGGCACCGTCGCGGCCCGGTCGGCGGCCTCCAGCATGACCCGCTCGCCGGCCTTGTCCCAGACCACGACGTCGCGCGGGGTCAGCACCTCGGGGGTGGCGAACTCGGGGTGCGCGTGGTCGACGTAGAAGCGCGCGCCGTTGGTGAGGATGACGTTGGCGGCGCCGAGGTCGTCGAGGTCGGTGTCCATCTGCGGGGCCAGCGACGGGGCGGACAGGTCGAAGCCGCGGGCGTCGCGCAGCGGGGACTCGACCTCGTAGTCCCAGCGGGCCCGCCGGTTGCGCGGTACGTCCGCGGCCGCGGCGTAGGCGAGCACGACCTGGGTGGAGGTGACGACCGGGTTCGCGGTCGGGTCCCCGGGGACCGCGATGCCGTACTCGACCTCGGTGCCCATGATCCGGCGGGCCGTCACGACCGGCCCCCTGCGCGAGACTGCATCCCCCGAGCCTAGCCGCCGGTGCCGGTGCCGCACCCCCGCCGCGCGGTGCCACGGGCGGTGATCGATCATCGACGGGCATGACCGATCCCGCACGCGAGCGCCTCACCGTCTTCGACGCGGCGGGGCGGGCGACCGGCGCCGCCGAGCGCGGCGAGGTGTACGCCCGCTCGCTGTGGCACGCCTCCACCGCCGTCGCGCTGCGCAGTACCGACTCCGAGCGCATCTACGTGCACCGCCGGACCGACACGAAGCTGGTCATGGCCGGACTCTGGGACTGCTGGGCCGGCGGCGTCGTGGGCGAGGGCGAGGATCCCGACGACGGCGCGGTGCGCGAGCTCGGCGAGGAGCTGGGCGTCACCGGGGCCGGGCTGACGAAGCTGTTCGTGCTGCCGTTCGACGCGTCCGCGGTCGGCGTGGACACCGGACCGGGGACCGGCCCGCACGGGCTGCGGTCGCACGTGCACGCCTACCAGGCGTTCCACGACGGCCCGGTCCGCCACCAGGCCTCCGAGGTCGCCGAGGGCGCCTGGTGGACGCTCGACGAGCTGCGCGCCCGGCTCGGCACACCGGAGTACCCGTGGGTGCCCGACGGGCTCTGGATCACCCGTCGCTGGCTCGCGACAGGCGTGGTCTAGTGTCCTGAGTTGTTAAATCGCTGTCGGTTGTTAGGCTGCGGCATGGCGACTCGGGGACCGAAGCCGGCGCGGATCATCCTGACCGACGACGAGCGGTCCCAGCTTGAGTCGTGGGCGCGGCGACGAACCAGCGCGGCCGGGTTGGCCACCCGGAGCAAGATCGTGCTAGGGTGTGTCTCCCAATGCGCGGAGCCAGGTGACGATCGCCTTCAGGACGGCGCCGCCGCGGAAGGTCAGGGCGAGCTTGTCGTAACGGGTGGCCAGCCCGCGCCACTGCTTGACGTGGCAGAACCCGCGCTCGACGACGTTGCGGTTTCGGTAGTCGACCGGATCGAATGCGGGCGGTCGGCCACCGCGTGAGCCCCGTCGTTTGCGGTGTCCCTGCTGGTCAGAGGGCTCCGGAATGACAGCGATGATCCGGCGCTCGCGCAGGTGCCGGCGGATCGCGCGTGAGGAGTAGGCCTTGTCCGCGCGCACGCGTTCGGGCCGGGTCCGGGGTCGTCCCGGGCCCGGTCGGGCGATGCTCAGGCGCGCCATCAGGTGCGGAAACATTGGCGAGTCGCCGCCCTGGCCGGGGCCGAGGAGGACCACCAGCGGGCGGCCGTGCCCGTCAACGAGCTGGTGGATCTTCGTCGACAGCCCTCCGCGGGACCGTCCCAGCGCGTGATCTGCTGGTTCGGCGAGCAGATTCGTGTAGTTCGATCCGGCCCCCTGTGTCGCGCTTGAGGGTCGCGGCGTGCTGGTGGGCACGGATGATCGTGGAGTCCACGCTGACCGCCCACCCGAGCACCTCGGCGGCGTCGGCCTCGACCAGAAGAGCAGCCAGGATGTGGTCCCAGGTGCCGTCGCCGCTGTAGCGGCGGTGCCGCTTCCACAACGTCTGCCACGGCCCGAACTCGGCTGGGACGTCGCGCCAGGGAAGCCCGCACCGATACCGGTAGATGATCCCCTCGAGCACCCGGCGGTCATCGCGGAACGGGCACCCGCGACGACCCTCGGAGGAGGGCAACAGCGGCGCCAGACGGGCCCACTGGACATCAGTCAGGACAGCGGTACGCGGCACCGATCAAGCATCGCGCACCCCGCTCCGCCTATCTGGGAGACACGCCCTAGGGGAGTCCTGGTGAGGTGACGGGGAGTCGGACCGCCACGACGTGCCCGCGGCCCACCGCGTCGGAGAGGTGGGCCGCGGAGGCGGTCACGCAGACGATCAGGTGGTTGCGCTGGGAACGTACGGCCGCGCCCCAGCCGGATAGGACTGCCGGACCGACGTCGCCGTCGTAGAGCAGCTCTCCGGCGGTGCCGATCGCGATCCGACCATCGGAGTCCGGCCCGCGAACGCCCCATCCGGATGGGCAGGGCAGCGCGCGCAGCGTCGCCAACTCCGTGTCGGCTAGGGCGTGTCTCCCATATGGGTGTCCGGACTGCCGGCAGGATGAGCCGGTGAGTTCGTCGAGGTTCGCGCTGCTCTCGGATGCTCAGTGGCAGTTGATCGGGCCGCTGCTGCCCTCCAACGCCGGGCGGCGTGGGCACCCGTTCGGCGAGGATCGCCGCGTGGTGGAGGGGATCATCTTCCGATACCGAACCGGGATCCCCTGGCGAGATCTGCCGCGGGAGCAGTTCGGGCCCTGGCAAACGGTGTGGAAGCGACACCGCCGCTACGCCGCTGACGGCACCTGGGACACCGTGCTGGCCGCACTGTTGGCCCAGGCCGACGCCAAGGGCGAGATCGACTGGACGGTGTTGACAGGTGTCGGTGGACGCCACGATCAACCGGGCGCACCAGCACGCCACGAACACCACCCGCCCCGAGCAGGACACAGGGGGCACGGTCGAACTACACGAAATCCCCTGACGGGTTCATGCCCAGCCCGCTCGGCGGACCGCGAGAACCCGCAGGTCACGGCATCGGCCGTTCCCGTGGCGGGCTGACGACGAAGATCCATGCCGCGGTCGACCGGCGGGGCCGGCCGCTGGCGGTGGTGGTGACCGGCGGGCAGCGCAACGACGGCGCCATGCTCGAGCAGGTCCTGGCCGACATCCGCGTCCCCCGCCTCGGCGCGGGACGGTCCCGCACCCGACCCGACGCCGTGGTGGCCGACCGGGCCTACTCATCCGGGGTCAACCGGCGCGCACTGGCCCGCCGCTCGATCACCACCGTCATCCCGCAGAAACGCGACGAGATCGCCGCCCGCAAACGCCGCGGCTCCCTCGGCGGCAGACCACCCGGACTCGACGTTGAGACCTACAAGGGCCGCAACGTCGTGGAACGCCACTTCGCCCTGACCAAGCAGTGGCGCGGGCTGGCCACCCGCTACGACAAACTCGCCATCACCTATCGCGCCGCCACCGTCCTCAGCGCCTGCATCACCTGGTCACGCCTATTGGGAGACATGCCCTAGCTGCCGCCGAGGGTAGGTCGAACACCGAGGTCGCGGCCTGGTTGGGGGTGTCGCGACCGACGGTGACGACGTGGCGGTCCCGTTTTGCCGAGCACCGCCTCGACGGGTTGGTCGACGAGCCGCGGCCGGGGCGTCCGCGCACGGTCACCGACGAGCAGGTCGAGCGCCTGGTCGTGCTGACCTTGGAGACGACACCGGCGGATGCGACTCACTGGTCGACCCGCTCGATGGCAGCCCACCTAGGCATGTCGCAGACGACGGTGTCGCGGGTGTGGCGGGCGTTCGGACTGGCGCCCCACAAGACCGACTCCTGGAAGCTGTCGAAAGATCCGTTGTTCGTGGACAAGGTCCGCGACGTCGTCGGTCTCTACCTCGACCCGCCCGAACGCGCGCTGGTGCTGTGTGTGGACGAGAAGACCCAGATCCAGGCTCTCGATCGCACCCAGCCCGTCTTTCCGATGCTGCCCGGCAGCCCGGCGCGGGCCAGCCACGACTACGTCCGCAACGGCACCTCGAGCCTCTACGCCGCCCTCGACATCACCACCGGCAAGGTCATCGGCTCCCTGCACGCCCGCCATCGGGCGGTCGAGTTCGGCAAGTTCCTGCGCACCCTCGACCGCGAAGTCCCCGCCGAGCTCGACGTGCACCTGGTGCTGGACAACGCCTCCACCCACAAGACCCCGGCGATCCGCCGCTGGCTGGCCGCTCACCCGCGGTTCGTCCTGCACTTCACCCCGACCAGTTCGTCATGGCTCAATCTCGTCGAGCGCTGGTTCGCCGAGCTGACCACGAAGAAGCTGCGGCGTTCCACCCACCGCTCGGTCCGCGCGCTCAACGCCGACGTCCGAGCCTGGATCAAGACCTGGAACGACGATCCCAAGCCCTACGTCTGGACCAAAACCGCCGACGAGATCCTCGACAGCGTCGCTCACTACTGCAAACGAATCACTGACTCAGGACACTAGAGTCCCGTCCCGACGCATTTACCCTGAAGTAACCCAGATCACCCACAGCGGTGTCTGGATCGGTACACCGTCGGCGGGTCGCGTGCCGCCCCGCCCGATCGGGCGCACGGTGTCGTGACCCGTCCGAACGCCCCCCACCACGCCCCAGACAGGCTCAGGAGTACCCATGGTCAGCATCTCGGTCTCGGCCCGCTCGCTCGCCGCCGCCCGGCTGATCGATCCGGACGTGAACACCGCGGCCGTGCAGGCCGCGGTGGAGGCGGCACTGGCCGCGGAGCGTCAGGAGCAGCGGAGCACCGAGCGACCGGCCGGGCGGCGCG harbors:
- a CDS encoding molybdenum cofactor guanylyltransferase — protein: MRGYGERRPAAAVVLAGGRSSRMGRPKAELDWHGSALLTRIVALLARAVDGPLVVVRAAGQALPALPPGTLVREDPVPGLGPLPAVGVGLAAVPGHPAAFVASTDLPLLHPAFAARMLDRLDADTDVVLPVAHGHHQPLAAAYRTALAGPIADLTAAGRGRPPSLFAGVRTRRVTEDELRADPVLARLDPRLDSLTNVNTPAEYAAALARPLPAVTLHDTTGTRVVRAATAGRLPGPVRPVGPAPGGELPGWFPLVPGDEVVATG
- the fdhD gene encoding formate dehydrogenase accessory sulfurtransferase FdhD; protein product: MGRLTVRRPVLRMNPDGSTRARPDSLVAEEPLELRVGGRALTVTMRTPGHDVELAHGFLLTEGVIGSGADLSSARYCDSVDEQGRNTYNVLDVDLAPGVDPPDTSIERNFYTTSSCGVCGKASLDAVRLRTRHSPAADPLRIPRRTLLALPERLREHQKVFGSTGGLHAAGLFDADGGLIAAREDVGRHNAVDKVLGRTLMDGRIPAAGTVLMVSGRASFELVQKAVMAGVPMLAAVSAPSSLAVELADESGMTLVGFLRGETGNVYTGAERVEL
- a CDS encoding DMT family transporter; amino-acid sequence: MTAHPTTTTTDPRSAGILLTGAAILAWTGILVALADTDPATASFWRCVLALVVLGPWALAEQRRFGGVPLPVAGWALLSGVLLGADFLLWTRAVLDAGSGIANVVLNVQVVALPLIAWMVAGDRVPRRLVLAAPVLPGGIALAGGVLGAGAGGPEPVRGALLGTLAGIAYAGFLHLNRTASRRRPRHLVTPVALATVGAAVTCGTVGTLGGGIAVDLPAHTWAWLIVLALSGQVLAWVLIGRGSAGLAPGTTAALLLLHPVLSVLLGMLVLGETLTVWQAVGCVLVVGAVGWVARPGRRSRRRAAQSSTRSAPV
- a CDS encoding LysR family transcriptional regulator translates to MIGWERLRVFAAVAEYGSVGAAAAALHITGPAVTQQLRKLEREAGIRVVEPDGRGIRLTAAGHVLAGHTRVVATAVADAERDLTSLHDDVAGPVRIGSVASALRALLPDALRTLVSTHPRLVPMVADGEGVGLLPELRSRDLDAVLLESWTQHPAALPAGIRVTTLVTEPVMLAVPAAHPVAGRASVSLRDLGGQVWASCPVGTESHGALLQLMRAAGIEPEVRYLFADFATQIALVRGGLAVALVPAMAVVPGGDAEPDGVRFVPCRPAVERSLVLATREGDAELPALVALADALRTVAARVTAEPGAPVPP
- a CDS encoding LLM class flavin-dependent oxidoreductase; amino-acid sequence: MTDIVFGLDTFGDVPTGDDGRLLTHPEAIRQVVDEVVLADGAGVDVVALGEHHRPEYSISTPETVLAGIATRTSRIRLSSGVTVLSSDDPVRVHQRFATLDALSGGRAEVIVGRGSFTESFPLFGYSMDDYEKLFDEKLDLFVKLLDEQPVTWHGTTRAGLDGAEVYPRTGHRLPVWVGVGGSPESVVRTAHHDLGLMLAIIGGQPARFAPYVDLYHRAVEQFGNAPKPVGMHAPGFVADTDAEAREIFFAPYKAQMDRIGALRGWPPMTRERAEAEMEHGALHVGSPETVARKIADSVRAVGAGRFDLIYTVGPQPVSARLRAVELYGTKVVPLVRELLA
- a CDS encoding SRPBCC family protein, translated to MTADRAAVWRVLTDPDMLPQLTPLLHRIDADGEHWRWHMVRLAVMGVGIRPVFTERMTFTEGTRIDFTHAPPSGVTEWAGAEGYYALADAEPDTDGVPGTHLEISLTLDVDLPLSRLAAPVVTRTMRATMDATGDRFAANLLRHLDARPR
- the prcA gene encoding proteasome subunit alpha, translated to MTMPFYSSVDQLLRDRSELARKGISRGRSVVVLTYADGVLFVAENRSTALHKVSEIYDKIGFAAVGRYNEFENLRTGGIRMADFRGFTYDRRDVTGRMLANAYAQALGTAFVEQQKPFEVELCVAEVGTDSDGDQLYRITYDGSITDEPRFVVMGGQTEPISTKLGETYTRGLDLDAAIGVALGGLQVPGADPATPGNGAGAQPRVLGPEALEVAVLDRARPRRTFRRIEGAALAELLPAANRGTSEPEPEVAGGDDAPAAGGALGEGGGS
- the prcB gene encoding proteasome subunit beta; the protein is MEFRPSVSPGLVPGHHTGQLGAFLTGSQSFSEFVGATAPHLMPGAGVGQVPAHGTAGSAADRLGVPHGTTIIALTFAGGVVIAGDRRATAGNAIAQRDIEKVFVTDTHSAVGIAGSAGIALEMVRLFGVDLENYEKLEGVQLSLDGKANRLAGMVRQNLGAAMQGFVVVPLFAGYDTAVADPAKAGRIVTFDPTGGRYDENLGFHAVGSGSVFAKSSLKKLHDPAADLDGAVRTAVEALYDAADDDTATGGPDTVRRIYPVVVGITADGAVRRGEDELAAVVEQVIAGRTERPGGPTR
- a CDS encoding ubiquitin-like protein Pup, whose protein sequence is MSQEQTKRQGGGDGDDESGDEASGSGQERREKLGEDVDTILDEIDDVLEENAEDFVRSYVQKGGE